From a single Nostoc sp. MS1 genomic region:
- the ubiE gene encoding bifunctional demethylmenaquinone methyltransferase/2-methoxy-6-polyprenyl-1,4-benzoquinol methylase UbiE, with amino-acid sequence MTNDIRAIFDRIAPVYDQLNDWLSLGQHRIWKEMAIKWSAAKPGDTCLDLCCGSGDLALRLARRIGSTGKVYGVDFSPNLLEAAKQRSQTQYPQPNISWVEADVLNLPFNNNQFDAATMGYGLRNVTDIPRSLQELHRVLKPGAKAAILDFHRPYNQKLRTFQQWYLDNVVVPLADRLGVKEEYAYISPSLDRFPNGKEQVEIAYQVGFTSATHYPIANGMMGVLTIIK; translated from the coding sequence ATGACAAACGACATCCGTGCCATTTTTGACCGTATCGCTCCTGTCTATGACCAATTGAATGATTGGTTAAGTTTAGGACAACACCGCATTTGGAAAGAAATGGCTATTAAATGGAGTGCAGCTAAACCAGGAGATACTTGTCTAGATTTATGTTGCGGAAGCGGTGACTTAGCCTTGCGTCTAGCACGGCGGATAGGTTCAACAGGAAAAGTGTATGGTGTGGATTTCTCACCCAACCTGTTAGAAGCTGCCAAACAACGCTCCCAAACCCAATACCCCCAACCCAATATTTCCTGGGTAGAAGCCGATGTGCTGAATTTACCATTTAATAACAATCAATTTGATGCTGCGACGATGGGCTATGGATTAAGAAATGTTACAGATATTCCTCGTAGCCTGCAAGAATTACATCGTGTTCTCAAACCTGGGGCAAAAGCCGCAATTTTAGATTTCCATCGCCCCTATAATCAAAAACTCCGCACTTTTCAGCAGTGGTATCTAGACAATGTAGTTGTGCCACTAGCCGATCGCCTGGGGGTGAAAGAGGAGTACGCTTACATTAGCCCCAGCTTAGACCGCTTCCCCAACGGTAAAGAACAAGTAGAGATAGCCTACCAAGTTGGTTTTACCTCAGCCACACACTATCCCATTGCGAACGGTATGATGGGAGTATTGACAATTATTAAATAG
- a CDS encoding CPBP family intramembrane glutamic endopeptidase, producing the protein MKLFTILWLTGMAGIISLWWMELPIPEGEELKMPLWQIKLLSLTSPTILLSVAVLIGVFLAHQVGLSAPFIEALTQGNSASLAIQPQVIPGIIGGLIGGVLLVAIQWFAKLFLPSDFLTKAEALSGNTPLVTRILYGGITEELLLRWGMMTLLVWIGWHVLSQGHGKPSTLCFVVAIALSSLLFALGHLPLAFLITKQLTTSVIAYVIIGNSVFGLIAGYLYWRKGLEAAIISHMLVHVVMVTAARLVQ; encoded by the coding sequence ATGAAGTTGTTTACAATTTTATGGCTGACAGGCATGGCGGGTATTATCTCTCTTTGGTGGATGGAATTACCTATTCCTGAAGGTGAAGAATTAAAGATGCCTTTGTGGCAGATTAAATTGCTTTCCTTGACTTCACCAACTATTCTTTTATCTGTTGCTGTATTAATTGGTGTTTTTTTAGCTCATCAAGTGGGATTATCTGCACCTTTTATAGAAGCATTAACTCAAGGAAATTCAGCAAGTTTAGCTATTCAGCCTCAAGTGATTCCAGGGATTATTGGCGGTTTGATAGGTGGTGTTCTATTGGTAGCTATCCAGTGGTTTGCCAAGTTATTTCTCCCCTCAGATTTTCTAACAAAGGCTGAAGCACTTTCAGGAAATACGCCCCTTGTGACTCGTATTTTATATGGAGGTATTACCGAAGAGTTATTGCTGAGATGGGGAATGATGACTCTTTTAGTGTGGATAGGCTGGCACGTTCTTTCCCAAGGGCATGGTAAACCATCTACATTATGTTTTGTAGTAGCGATCGCACTGTCATCTCTCCTTTTTGCCTTGGGTCATTTACCCCTTGCTTTTCTAATAACAAAACAGCTAACAACTTCAGTAATTGCTTATGTAATTATCGGTAATTCAGTTTTTGGTTTAATAGCAGGTTATCTCTACTGGCGCAAAGGTCTAGAAGCCGCAATCATATCTCATATGCTTGTTCATGTTGTTATGGTAACAGCCGCACGTTTAGTCCAATAA